A genomic segment from Malus domestica chromosome 05, GDT2T_hap1 encodes:
- the LOC114824988 gene encoding tetrahydroberberine oxidase-like, whose amino-acid sequence MEISHIKLVPLLLFFLLNSVCSTTSNSISESFVQCFSSRIHSNSTGKIILTESSSDYTLVLQSSIQNLRFLNTSTPKPQAIITPHQYSHVQAAVVCAKKVGIQIRTRSGGHDYEGLSYVSKSPFIIIDLFNLRSIDIDIKKERAWVESGATLGELYYAIAQKSKLYGFPAGTCPTIGVGGHISGGGHGTLCRQYGLAADNVLDAKIVDVSGRILDRKSMGKDLFWAIRGGGGSNFGVILAWKLRLVPVPPIVTGYMESKTIEQGATKLVSKWQAIADRMPQQYFLRLVIQVANGTGTNGGKTIQVTFNFVAFETVEKLLPWMHENFPELNLDQSTFTEMSWIESALYVANIPINESQVLLQRTQQSRVFFKNKSDFVTEPISEAALEGLWKTMLELDSLQLILTPYGGRMSEIYDWEIPFPHRKGNLFEIQYVDNWVDDEETEERISGVRSVYEYMTPYVSKSPRAAYLNYRDLDLGRNKDANTSYAQASAWGLKYFKNNFGRLVQIKTSVDPDNFFRDEQSLPVLQSAKK is encoded by the coding sequence ATGGAGATCTCACACATAAAACTCGTTCCCCTACTACTTTTCTTCCTTCTAAACTCAGTTTGTTCTACAACTTCAAACTCGATTTCGGAAAGCTTTGTTCAATGCTTTTCCTCCCGCATACATTCGAACTCAACAGGCAAAATCATCCTCACCGAAAGCTCTTCAGACTATACCCTAGTGTTGCAATCTTCCATACAGAATCTCCGATTCTTGAACACATCAACACCGAAACCACAAGCTATCATTACTCCTCATCAATACTCTCATGTTCAAGCAGCTGTGGTATGTGCCAAGAAAGTGGGCATACAAATAAGAACCCGAAGCGGAGGACATGACTATGAGGGCCTATCTTATGTGTCCAAATCTCCTTTCATCATCATTGATCTTTTCAATCTTCGATCCATTGATATTGACATAAAGAAGGAGAGGGCTTGGGTTGAGTCAGGTGCTACTCTTGGAGAGTTGTACTATGCAATTGCACAAAAGAGTAAACTCTATGGCTTTCCAGCAGGGACATGTCCAACTATTGGTGTGGGAGGACATATTAGTGGAGGTGGACATGGTACCTTGTGCAGACAATACGGTCTAGCTGCTGACAATGTCCTTGATGCTAAGATTGTCGACGTTAGCGGAAGAATTCTTGACAGAAAATCTATGGGAAAAGATCTCTTTTGGGCAATTCGAGGCGGCGGAGGCTCAAACTTTGGAGTCATCCTGGCCTGGAAACTTAGGTTGGTTCCTGTTCCTCCAATTGTAACAGGCTACATGGAATCGAAGACCATTGAACAAGGTGCAACCAAACTTGTTTCCAAATGGCAAGCTATAGCTGATAGGATGCCTCAACAGTACTTCCTGCGTTTGGTTATCCAAGTTGCAAATGGAACTGgtacaaatggtggaaaaaCTATTCAAGTTACGTTCAATTTCGTGGCTTTTGAGACTGTTGAGAAACTTCTCCCTTGGATGCATGAAAATTTCCCTGAGTTAAATTTAGACCAGTCCACATTCACTGAAATGAGTTGGATTGAGTCCGCTCTATACGTTGCTAACATCCCGATAAACGAATCACAAGTTCTGCTTCAGCGGACTCAACAATCGAGGGTATTCTTCAAAAACAAATCAGATTTTGTTACTGAACCTATTTCAGAAGCTGCCTTAGAAGGTTTATGGAAAACAATGCTTGAATTGGATTCATTACAGTTGATACTGACACCTTACGGTGGAAGAATGAGTGAGATTTATGATTGGGAAATTCCTTTCCCACATAGAAAAGGAAATTTGTTTGAGATCCAGTATGTCGACAATTGGGTTGATGACGAAGAAACTGAGGAACGTATTAGCGGGGTGAGAAGTGTGTATGAGTACATGACACCATATGTTTCAAAGTCCCCAAGAGCCGCCTATTTGAATTATAGGGATCTTGATTTGGGGAGGAACAAGGATGCTAATACAAGCTATGCACAAGCAAGCGCTTGGGGATTGAAGTATTTCAAGAATAACTTTGGGAGACTTGTTCAAATAAAGACTTCAGTCGATCCTGATAATTTCTTTAGAGATGAACAAAGCCTCCCGGTGTTACAGTCTGCGAAGAAATAG
- the LOC114824989 gene encoding tetrahydroberberine oxidase-like has translation MEISHIKLLPLLLLILLSSVCSTTSNSISESFVQCFSSIIHSNSTSSIILTENSSVYSSVLQSSIQNLRFLNTTPKPKAIITPSQYSHVQAAIVCSKKEGIEIRTRSGGHDYEGLSYVSESPFIIIDLFNLRSIDIDIKKERAWVESGATLGELYYAIAQKSKLYGFPAGICPTIGVGGHISGGGHGPLFRKYGLAADNVLDAKIVDVNGRVLDRKSMGEELFWAIRGGGGSSFGVIVAWKLRLVPVPPTVTGYTVSKTIEQGTTKLVSKWQAIADRMPEEYFLRLVIQVANGAGKNGGKTIQVLFNFLFFESVEKLLPWMQENFPELDLERKNFIEMSWISSVLYIANIPRNETEVLLQRTQQSKRFFKAKSDYVTKPISGAALEGLWKTMLELDSFQLILTPFGGRMSEISDSEIPFPHRKGNLFEIQYFDNWGDAEETEKHISGMRMVYAYLAPYVSKSPRASYLNYRDLDLGRNGDCNTSYAQASAWGLKYFKNNFRRLVQVKTLVDPGNFFRDEQTIPVLHSGKK, from the coding sequence ATGGAGATCTCACACATAAAACTACTTCCCCTACTACTTCTCATCCTTCTAAGCTCGGTTTGCTCCACAACTTCTAACTCGATTTCGGAAAGCTTTGTTCAATGCTTTTCCTCCATCATACACTCTAACTCAACGAGCAGCATCATTCTCACCGAAAACAGTTCGGTTTATTCCTCAGTCTTGCAATCTTCCATACAAAATCTCAGATTCTTGAACACAACACCGAAACCAAAAGCTATCATTACCCCTTCTCAATACTCTCATGTTCAAGCAGCTATAGTATGCTCCAAGAAAGAGGGCATAGAAATAAGAACACGAAGCGGGGGCCATGACTATGAGGGCCTATCTTATGTATCCGAATCTCCTTTCATCATCATTGATCTTTTCAATCTTCGATCCATTGATATTGACATAAAGAAGGAGAGGGCTTGGGTTGAGTCAGGTGCTACTCTCGGAGAGTTGTACTACGCAATTGCACAAAAGAGCAAACTCTATGGCTTTCCAGCAGGTATCTGTCCAACTATTGGTGTGGGAGGACACATTAGTGGAGGTGGACATGGTCCCTTGTTCAGGAAATATGGTCTAGCAGCTGACAATGTCCTTGATGCTAAGATTGTCGACGTTAATGGCAGAGTTCTTGACAGAAAATCCATGGGAGAAGAGCTCTTTTGGGCTATTCGAGGAGGCGGAGGCTcaagctttggagtcattgTGGCTTGGAAACTCAGGTTGGTTCCTGTTCCTCCAACTGTAACAGGTTACACGGTATCGAAGACCATAGAACAAGGTACAACCAAACTTGTATCTAAATGGCAAGCTATAGCTGACAGGATGCCTGAAGAGTATTTCCTGCGTTTGGTTATCCAAGTTGCAAATGGAGCTGGTAAAAATGGTGGAAAAACTATACAAGTTTTATTCAATTTCTTGTTTTTCGAGAGTGTTGAGAAACTTCTTCCTTGGATGCAAGAAAATTTCCCGGAGTTAGATTTAGAGCGGAAGAATTTCATTGAGATGAGTTGGATTTCATCAGTTCTATACATTGCTAACATTCCAAGAAACGAAACAGAAGTTCTGCTTCAGAGGACTCAACAATCTAAGAGATTCTTCAAAGCCAAATCAGATTATGTTACAAAACCTATTTCAGGGGCTGCCTTGGAAGGTTTATGGAAAACAATGCTTGAATTGGATTCATTCCAGTTGATATTGACACCTTTCGGTGGAAGAATGAGTGAGATTTCTGATTCAGAAATTCCTTTCCCACATAGAAAAGGAAATTTGTTTGAGATCCAGTATTTCGACAATTGGGGTGATGCCGAAGAAACTGAGAAACATATTAGCGGGATGAGAATGGTGTATGCCTACCTGGCACCGTACgtttccaagtctccaagagCTTCCTATTTAAACTATAGAGATCTTGACTTGGGAAGGAATGGTGATTGCAATACAAGCTATGCACAAGCAAGCGCTTGGGGTTTGAAGTATTTCAAGAATAACTTTAGGAGACTTGTTCAAGTTAAGACTCTAGTCGATCCCGGTAACTTCTTTAGAGATGAACAAACCATCCCTGTGTTACACTCCGGGAAGAAATAG